The region ATGGAGGCGAGCGAGCGCCGGACCTTTCTGTTCAACCAGCGCGAATTGCTGCGCGCGGAAACGCTGGCCGAAAGCAACCGGCTGCTCGAAACGCTGTCCAACACCGATGTCCTGACCGGGCTGGCCAATCGTCGCCGGTTCGACGCCGCGTTCCTGCGCCGGTGCACGACGGAGCCGGATGTGGACGCGCTCAGCGTGCTGATGATCGATATCGACCGGTTCAAGGCGCTCAACGATACGTTCGGCCACGATGCCGGCGACCGGGCGCTGAAACTGGTCGCCGATTGCCTGATGCGGCACGCGCCGTCCGACGCGACCGTCGCGCGCTATGGCGGGGAGGAATTCATCGTGCTGCTGCCGGCCAGCGGCATGGCACACGCCCGGTCCTGCGCGGAAGTGCTGCGGATCGCCATCGCCCGGATCGCCGACGGCGTGTCGCTGCATCAATTGCCGACCAGGGTGACGGTCAGCATCGGCCTGGCCAGCGCCACGTCCGCCGCCGATGTCGATCCGGCGGCATTCATCAAGGCGGCGGATCAGGCCCTGTACCGCGCCAAGGCCAACGGGCGGAACCGGATCGAATGGGCCTGCGGGGTGGAGCCGGCGGACGCACCGCACGGAAAGGACGCGGCGGCGGCGTGATCTTGGAGCCCTTCCTTTAGGGAGGGCATCCATGCGCGAATGTCCGATTGTGGTGGTTAGCTGCCGTTCGCGGTTAGCGCCGCGACGTGGTCGCGCATCCATTCACGCTTGAACTCGGCGTATCGCTGATCCCGCTCGCGGATGTCGCCATCGTCCGCCCAATGGCTCAATTCTTCCCACGCGCTTTTCTCGTTCCGGTCGAGTGACCGAGGATTAGGCACGGCGGTATCGAGCTCTGTCCGGTCGATGTCTCCGCCGTTGGCGACGCGCTGGAGAGCTTCAAGGAGGAATGCGCGAACGGGGTTCATCTCGAAATTATGCAGTAATGCCAGATGTCCGCAACTGGGCGAGAGCAGTCACTGCGCTTTTTGGTCACGCACCTATAGCCCTGTCCCCAAAGCTAATGGGGCTAGGTTCGTTCAGAAGAACAGCTTGCGGACCGTCAGCTTTACCGAGCGGCCCAGTGGGTCGAGATAGTCCGGCTGGAAGCCGACCGGGGTCGCGCCGGTCGCGTCGGTCACGCGCTGGCGGCTGTTGAAGATGTTGTCCACGCCGATGCTGATCCGCGCGCCGCGCAGCCAGGGGTGCTTCTTGACCAGATCGAGCCGCTGGCCGAGATCGGCGAACAGGCGCAGGTTCGCGGTCGCGAGACCGCCGAAATTGAGCAGTTCCGGCGCGGCGGCGGTGCCGCCGTTCACGCGCGTGCCGCTGGCCCAATTGCCGGACAGGCGCGCGCCGAGGCCGTTGTTGGCATAGCCGGCCTGCACCTCGACCTCGTGCCGCGGCTGCCCGCCGCTGCCGCCGATCGCGTCGCCATTGAGCAGATCCAGGCGCGGGCCGCCATTGGCGACCGTCACCCGATCGGTGAAGTGCCAGGTGTGATAAACCGCGAAGTTCAGCCGTCCGCCGCCCTGTCCGCCGCCGAAACGGCCACCACCGCCGCCCGGCCCGCCGAACCCGCCGCCACGTCCGCCGCCCCCGGCCCCCGGCCCGCCGCCGGGACCGCCCGGGCCACCAGGCCCGCCGCCGCCCGGATCACCCGGACCACCCGGTCCGCCGGGCGCGCCGCCCTCGCCGCCCGGTCGGCGGCCGGGAAAGGTCATGCCGGCGAACGGGTTGGGCCCGGTCCCGGCGCGGAACGCCTCCAGCTCCTTCTGGATCTTCGATTTCAGCGGCGCGGAGAAATTGAATCCCCAGCGCAATTGGGAGCTGTTGCTTTCGGTATAGTTGATCGGCCGCGCATCGATCGACAGCAGGTTGCCGTCGGCATCGCGCACGAAGCGCTGCGGAAACGCCTGCTCGATCGCGGCGGTCGGCGTGGGGAAGGCGGCGATCGGATTCTCGGTGCGCGTCGTCACATAGCTCGCGTTGAGGCTGAAATCCTTCTTGGTCCACGGCTTCACCGTCAGGCCCAGGCGCATGACGTGTTTATTGTCGGCGATCAGATTGCGATTGCCGCCGCTCAGCCGCGTGATCGTCGCGGTGGTGCCCTTGACGTAATCGAACACGCGGACGTTCGCGGTGCCGATCTGCGGATCGCCGAGCTGGTTGGCGCTCGGGGCCTCGTCCTGATCGGTGAAGGTCGCGATGAAGCGCACCGCATCGACCGGTGCCCAGTTCGCGCCGTAGCCGATCGTCGTCAGCGTGCCGAAATCCGACAGGTGATCGGCGGCGAGATTGAAATTGGCCGAGAGCTGGCCAAGGAACGGCAGCACGTCCTTGCCCCGGCTCGCGATCGGCAGGTCGACGTTGATCTGGCCGTTGACGATGTCGCGCGGCACGTCGCCCGGTGCCTGCGCCACGCCCAGCCGGGTCGATTCGCTGGTGAAGTCGCTGGTCGAGGCACCGACGCGGATGCTCGACGTCACCTTGCCGGCGGGCAGCGCGAACAGGTTGCCGGTGAACAGCGCATCCGCGCCCGCGACGTTCGAGGTCGATTTCGCGCGATTGCCCGGCCGGGCCTGGAGCGTCGCCGGATCGACCGCGACATCGGTATAGGTCTTCGACGCCACGCGATCGTAATTGCCGGTCAGCGACCAGCGCCATGTGCCGAGATCGCCGTTGAACGTCGTGCCGAGATGCGTGGTGAGCGAGGTGTTGCGCTGCGACAGCGGATCGCGGCCGAGCGTGCCGGTCGGGTCGGCCAGGCCGTTCAGGCCGGTGCCGTCGCTCGTCTCGAGCCGGGCGTTCACCGTCGCGCCGACCGTGCCGAAGATGTTGCGCGCATGGCTGGCATTGGCGCTGAAGCTGCGCGACGACCCCAGCAACGTGCGATAGTCGCGCTGGTCGATCGGGTCGGTCGCGACCGGCAGGATATTCCGCTCCGCCTCGGTCAGCGCGCTGCTGCGCGTGTATTCGAGATGCAGGTTGGTGCGCTTGTCCTGCGCGATCTTGAGCAGATCGAGTTCGCCGTTGGGGGTGTTGCGCCCGCCCTCGGTCGCCTGGCGGTCGCTCAGTTCGACGGTCGCGGCGCGGAAGCGGCGGCGCAGGACGAAGTTCACCACCTTCTGGTCGGCACGATAGCCATATTTCAGCGCGACCTCCTCGGGCAGAATGTCGACGCGCTGGATCGCCTCGGTCGGCAGGTCGCGGATCTCGGCGAAGCTGGAGATGCGGCGGCCGTTCAACAGCACCACCGGCTGCCCGCCGCGCCCGCTGGTCGTCTGGGGGGCGAGTTCGGTGAGCAGTTCGGCGACCGATCCGACGCCGTAGGAGCGGATGTCGGCCGGGCTCAATTGCTGTTCGGGCGGAATATCGCCAATCACCGCGCCCTGCTGACGCTGGCCGGTGACGACGATCTCGGTCTCGTCGCCTTCGTCCTGCGCCGCGGCGGCGCGCGCCGGGGAGGCGGGGCGCGCGGACGCGGTGGCCGGAGCGGCGGGGGCCTGTTGCTGCGCCACGGCCAGCGTCGGCACGCCGCCCAGCACCGCCAGCAAACCCAGATTCGAAACGCGCATCACAGTCTCCGACCATTCATTCCGCCGCCGCCTAGCGGGCAATTGTCGCAAGAATGTGCCGAAGCCGGATGTCCTTGCGCTGAACATGCAAAAACCCCGGCGGCCTGTCGGCCACCGGGGTTCTCGCTTGCCCTTCGCATCGGGTGGGACGGAAGGGCCCGGTCGGCCACCAGCACCCATAGGGGGGCGGTGCCGGGGCCGCTTTGCGATCCTTAACGCAGGAGCGAAAGCACGCTCTGCTGCGACTGGTTCGCCTGGGCGAGCATCGCGGTCGATGCCTGGCTCAGGATCTGCGACTTGGCGAGGTTGGTCGTCTCGGCCGAGAAATCGGCGTCCTCGATCCGGCTGCGCGCGTCGGTCAGGTTGGTGACGTTCGAGGTCAGGTTGTTGACCACCGACTGCAGGCGGTTTTGCGAGGCGCCGAGCGACGCGCGCGCGGTGTTGACCGTGGTCAGCGCGGTATCGAGCGTGGCGAGCGCGTCCGAAGCGTCGCCGGCGTCCGAGATGTCGATGCCGGTCGCGTCGGTCAGGTCGAGTTCGGTCAGCTTCAGCGTGACCGTGTCCGAGGCGTTCGCGCCGACCTGGATCTTGACGTTGCCGTCGGCATCCGCGCCGGCCGTGCCGTCGAACAGGTTGACGTTGTTGAACTTCGAATTGGCGACGATGTCGGTGATCTGGCCGGTCAGTTCGGTGACTTCGGCCTGCAGGTTGGTGCGGTCGTCGTCCGAATAGGTGCCCGATGCCGACTGCACGGCCAGTTCGCGGATACGCTGCAGCATGTTGGTCACTTCGCCCAGTCCGCCTTCCGCGGTCTGCGCCATCGACATGCCGTCGTTGGCGTTGCGGATCGCCTGGTTCATGCCCTTGATCTGCGAGGTCATCGACGATGCGATGGCGAGGCCGGCGGCGTCGTCCTTGGCCGAGTTGATGCGCTTGCCGGTCGACAGGCGCTCGATGCTCTGCTGCAGGCTGAGGTTCGCGGCCGTCGATGCGTTCGACGCGCGCAACGACGCGATGTTGGTTCCGATTACAGTCATGTCAAAGTCTCCGTGTGTGACTTGACGATCCCCGCCGCCCCCTAGCGGAGGGCTGAGCCGTCAGCAGGGATAACGACCGCCCAGCACGGACATTAAGCCGTTTCCGTTCAAAAAGTTTTCGGGACCCCGGCGGCCCTCGGGCGGGCGCCTACGTGCGCGCGTAGGAGAATCACGTGGGCAGACAGGCGGCGCGCCCGGAAATATTTTGCCGGGCGGCAATATACTTAATCGGCTGTTTACCACCTTGGCCGCACTTACCCCTCACACGAAGGGGAAATACATGCGCCCGCCAGTTACCACCTCCACCCGCACGATCGTTCCGTCGGCAGCGATCCTGCGGCAGAATTACGCCCTGGTCTCGGGGCTCCGCGCGCAGGGCTTCGCGGTGCGCGAGTGCGACGGCAAGCCGCAGGCGGGCGACCTGTTCCTCGTCGCGGACGGCGAGACGCCTCCTGCGCCCGCCCGTACGGTGATCGTCGGCCAGGACGGCCGTCACGTGCAACCGTCGCGCGACGGCAGCCCGGCGCGCATCGCTTATTCCGCCGAGGACAATGCGGTCGGCAACGGCTTCGTCCGCGCGCTGATCGCCGGGGCCGAAGCGCCGACCGCCGCCGACCCCGAAAGCCTGGCGCTGTACGCGCTGGCCGAGCGCGTCGCCGCGGCCGACATCACGGTGCTGATCAACGGACCCACCGGCACCGGCAAGGAAGTGCTGGCGCGCCACATCCATCTGTCGTCGGAGCGCCGCGACGGCCCGTTCATCGCGATCAACTGCGCGGCGCTCCCGGAAACCATGCTCGAGGCCCTGCTGTTCGGCCATCAGAAGGGGGCGTTTACCGGCGCATCGTCGGGCGGCGAGGGCTTCTTCCGCGCGGCGAACGGCGGCACGTTGCTGCTCGACGAGATCGCCGAGATGCCGATCCAGCTCCAGGCCAAGCTGCTGCGCGCGTTGCAGGAGCGCGAGGTGGTGCCGATCGGCGCTTCCACGCCGGAGAAGATCGACGTTCGCGTCATCGCCTGCGCCAACCGCGATCTGCAGACCGAGGTCGCAGAAGGCCGCTTCCGCGCCGATCTCTACTATCGCCTGTCGGTCTTCCCGCTCAGCACGCGGCCGTTGAACGAGCGCCGCCAGGATATCCCTGCGCTCGCCGCGACGATGATCCTGCGCCATGCCGGCACGCGCAACGTCGTGCCATGGCCGGATGCCGGCGCGGTCGCGGCTTTGGCCGGGCACGACTGGCCGGGCAATGTCCGCGAACTCGAAAACGTCATCCAGCGCGCTTTGCTGCTGTGCGGCGGCGACACGATCTCGGTCGATCACATCGTCTTCGACCGGCCGGCCGCGCCGCCGCAGCACGTCGCGGCGAACGACCAGCCATCGACCCAAGGGAACACGCTCGGCAACATCGTCCAGATGCACGAATTCCACGCGATCCGCGAAACGCTCGCCGCATGCGGCGGCAGCCGGATCGAGACGGCGAAGCGGCTCGGCATTTCGGAACGCACGTTGCGCTACCGCCTCGCCAAGGCACGCGAGCAGGGCGAGACGATCACGCCGGCCGCTAATCAGGCCGCCTGGGCATGAGCATCGGTGGCGTAAGCGCCCCGATGGGGGTCGATCGGGTGATGGCGCTGCGCGCGCAGATCCTCGAACGCAATCAGGCGCTCGCCCGCGCCAACACCGCCGCCGGCGCACCCGCCGCCGCCACCGAAGCGAAGCCGACCAGCTTCACCTCGGCGATGGAAGATGCGCTGAAGAGCGTGAACGAGGGCCAGCAGAAGGCCAACGATCTCTCCGCATCGTACGAACGCGGCGAAACGGTCGACATCGCCAAGGTGATGCTCGCCCGCCAGCAGGCCAGCGTCGGCTTCGAGGCGACCCTGCAGGTCCGCAACAAACTCCTGTCCGCCTACAAGGACATCATGAGCATGCCGGTATAAACCATGAGCAACGCCCTCATCCCCAACGGCGCCGTGCCCGAACGGTTCGCCAATCCGCTGCAGCAGATCTCCGGCTTCATGGGCCAGCCCGCGGTGCGCCGCAGCCTGCCGATGATCCTCATGCTCGGCCTGATCGGCGCTGCCGTTCTCGCCTGGATGACGCTGGCCGCGGCGCCGCAGAAAATCCTGTTCGGCAGCCTCGCCGACGCCGACAAGGCGTCGGTCACGCAGGCGCTGGAACAGGCGAACATCAGTTCCAAGATCGACAATGCCGGCGCGCTGACCGTCAACGAGGACGATTACGCCCGCGCCAAGATGCTGCTCGCCGGACAGGGCCTGCCCAAGGCGACGCCGGGCGGGTACGCGATCCTCGATCAACTGCCGATGGGCGTGTCCCGCGCGGTCGAGGGCGAACGCCTGCGTCAGGCGCGCGAGACCGAACTCGCCCGCTCGATCGAGGAGATCGACGCGGTGGCCGAGGCGCGCGTGCATCTCGCCACCCCCGAGGCCTCGGTGTTCGTGCGCGACAACGCCGCGCCGTCCGCCTCGGTGATCCTGAAATTGCAGACCGGCCGCACCCTGACCGACGCACAGGTCAATTCGGTCATCAATCTGGTCGCATCCTCCGTGCCTGGCATGAAGGCGGATGCGGTGACGATCGTCGATCAGATGGGCGGATTGCTGACCAAGGCGTCGGGCCAGAGCGATCTGGGCGCGGCGGGCGACGAGCGCATCGCGTTCCAGCGCCGCATCGAGGACAAATATCGAGCGCAGGTCGTGCAATTGCTCACGCCTCTGGTCGGCGCGGGCAATTTCTCCACCGAAGTACAGGCCGATGTCGATCTCGACGAAACTCAGGCGACGCGCGAATCCTATGAGAAACAGGGCGCTCTTCGTGCCGAACAGGGCAATTGGACCGGCAATCAGCCGGAAGGCTCGGGCCAGCAGCCCGGCGGCATTCCGGGGGCCTTGTCCAACACCCCGCCCGCCGCATCGACGCTGAACGCGCCGAACGGCCCGAATGCGGCGCCGACGCCGGCCCCCACGGGCACGCCGGGCAACGCGCCCGCGCCGACGCTGAAGCAGAGCGACCAGTTCGCCCGCGCCTACGATCTCGGCAAGGAAGTCTCCGTCACGCGCGCCGCGCCGGGCGGGGTCAAGCGCCTGTCGGTCGCCGTGCTGCTGCGCGACGTGGAGACCGCCAAGCCGCGCAGCCCGGTCGAGATCCAGCAGATCACGCAGCTCGTGCAGACCGCAGTCGGCTATACCCAGACGCGCGGCGATCAGGTCACGGTGATCAGCCGCAAGTTCGCCGGTGCCACCGCGATGGCCGACAAGCCGGCCTGGTACGACAATGCCTGGCTGCCGATCATCGCCCGCAACGTCACCGCGATCGTCATCGCCCTGCTCGTGCTGATGCTCGGTGTGCGGCCGCTGGCCAAGGCGCTGATGAAGAAGCGCGAGGAGGCACCGCGTCTGGCGCTCGGCCGCGAGATGGGCGGCGCCGCCGGCGGTGAAGGCCAGCCCGGCGCTCCGCCGATCGGCATCGACCAGATCGCCGGCGCGCAGAATTACGACGACCGCATCGGCATGGTGCGGGGCTTCACGCGGGACAATCCAGCACGCGCCGCGCTCGCCGTTCGGGACATGATCAAGTCATGAACGCTCCGATCCGCAACTATACCGGCGTCGAACGCGCCGCCGTGCTGATGATGCTGGTCGGCGAGGAGGAAGCGGCGGCGATCCTGCAGAAGCTGGATCCCGAGGAAGTCCGCCAGCTCGGCAAGGCGATGTTCGCGGTGGCCGATGTCAGCGAGAGCGAGGTCGAGTTCGTGCTTGACGATTTCGTCGGCAAGGCGCGCGAGCGGACCGGCATCAGCTTCGATCCGCGCCCCCAGATCGAGGCGGTGATGACGCGCGCGCTGGGGCAAGAAAAGGCCGACAGCGTGCTCGCACGGATCGTGCCGACCGAGGATGCGTGCCAGATCGACCTGCTCGACTGGCTCGATGCGCCCGAGATCGCGAGCATGATCGAGAAGGAACATCCGCAAATCGCCGCCGTGCTGATCGCCAATCTCGATCCGGCGATCGGCGCGCAGGTGCTGGAACTGCTGCCCGATGGCGCGCAGCCCGACATATTGCACCGCATCGCCAAGCTGGGGCCGATCACGCCCGAGGCGATCGCGACGCTGACGACGATGCTCGCCAACCATTCGGGATCGCCCAAGGCGTCGGCCGGCATGACGATGGGCGGCACGCGCGACGCGGCGAAGATCCTGTCGAGCGGACGCAAGGCGACCGAGCAGCGCGTGATGCCCAAGCTGTTCAAGATCGATCGCGAGGTCGCCAAGGCGATCGAGGAGGCGATGTTCGTCTTCGACAATCTGCTGGAGCTGGACGACAAGAACCTGGGCACGCTGATCCGCAATGTCGACGGCGACGTGCTGACGCGCGCGCTGAAGGGCGTGGACGAGGGCGTCCGCAACCGCTTCCTCGGCTGCATGTCGAGCCGCGCGGCCGACGGCATCCGCGACGAGATGGAATCGCGCGGGCCGATGAAGCTCGCCGAAGTGCTCGACGCGCAGAAGGTGATGATCCAGATCGCGCGCAACCTGGCCAAGGACGGGACGATCCAGATGGGCGGCGGCGAGGACGATTATGTCTGATCTATCCCCCAGTTTTCAGGCCGGATTTTCCGCCCGCCACGACGCGGCGGCGCAGGTGCTGCATCAGGCGTTCGACCGGCCCAGCGAAGGTTTCGCCGCGTATGACCTGCGCGAGCGGGCGACGCGATCCGGGCCGGTCGGCTTCTCGCCGCAAGCGCCGAACCCGAAACATTTCTCGCCGGAGAATCCGGGCGTGAATCCGACCGAAGGCTGGGATCCGTTCGACAGCGGCGCGGCGCATTTCGTCGATCCGGTCGCGACCGCGCATGCCGCCGGTTATGCCGAGGGCATCGCCGCCGCCCTGGCCGAAGCGGGTGAGACGGGCGAGCGCGACCGCGCGCTGCTGATGAAACTGGGCGAGGCGTTGCGCGCCGACGACCGGCTCGATCGCGAGGCGATGGCGCGGCAATTGCGCCAGACGGTGCTGTTCCTCGTCTCGAAGCTGGTCGGCGAGATCGGCGTCGCGCCGGACATGCTGGCCAACCGGATCGACGCGGCGGCGGACATGCTCGCCGACAGCGCCGAATCCGCGATGCTGCGCGTCCATCCCGACGATGTCGCGCTGCTGGAGGGCAAATTGCCGCGCGCGGTGTTCGCGGTCGGCGATGCGGGCGTCGCACGCGGCAGCTTCGTGCTCGAATCCGCCTCGACGATCGTCGAGGACGGGCCGGAATTGTGGCTGGAACAGTTGGCGCTGGCGATCGATCGCGTCGCGGTGCCGTCGTGATGATCGCACGCGAACTGCCCAAAAATACTCTGTCATGCTGAACTCGATTCAGCATCCAGGCGCGGGCACTCGCCCCATGGACACTGTCATTGGATCAAGCGACCGCGCCTGGATCCTGAAGCAAGTTCAGGATGACGACGTGATGGTGGCGAGGGCCGGATGTTGAACCGCTTCACCGAAGACTATCTCGAATCGCTGGCGACGTCGGATTTCGCGCCGAAGCCCAAGGTGTCGGGGCGGCTCGCCTCGTTCGACGGGCTGTTGATGGAGGCGGTCGGGCTGCAATTGCCGGTCGGCACGGTCTGCCAGGTCGGCGGCGCGACTGGGTCGGGGGGCACGGGCGTCGAGGCCGAGGTGATCGGCTTCCGCAACGGTCGCACGCTGCTGATGAATCTCGGCGGCCCCGCGCCGCTGCTGCCGCAGGCGCCGGTGCGCCCGCTAGGGCCCCCGGGCGAGGCGGAGGTCGGCGATGCCCTGCTCGGGCGCGTGGTGGATGGCGCGGGCAAGCCGATCGACGGGCTCGGGCCGATTCGCGGCGCGGGTCGCTGGCCGATCGCGGGCAAGCTGCAATCGCCGCTCGATCGCGGGCGCGTGCTGCAGCCGATGGATGTCGGGGTGCGTGCGATCAACGGCCTGCTGACGATCGGGCAGGGCCAGCGCATCGGCATCATGGCTGGGTCTGGCGTCGGCAAATCGGTGCTGCTCGGGATGATCGTGCGCGCGGCGCAGGCCGACGTGATCGTGATCGGGCTGATCGGCGAACGCTCCCGCGAAGTCGCCGACTTCCTCGAGACCAAGGTGGCGGGCGAGGCGCGGGCGCGCTCCGTCGTCGTCGCGGTTCCCGCCAACCATTCGCCCGTGCTGCGCATCCGCGGCGCGCTGCGCACGCATGCCATCGCCGAGGCGTTCCGCGCCGAGGGCAAGAAGGTGCTGCTGATCATGGATTCGCTGACGCGGGTCGCGCATGCCGGTCGCGAGATCGGGCTGGCGCTGGGCGAACCGGCCTCGGCGCGCGGCTATCCGCCCTCCGCCATCGCGATGCTGCCCAATCTAATCGAACGTGCCGGCACCGACGTGCAGTCCGGCGGATCGATCACCGCGATCTACACCGTATTGGCGGACGGCGACGACGGTAACGACCCGGTCGTCGATTCGGCGCGATCGATCCTCGACGGGCATATCGTGCTGAGCCGGCAACTGGCCGAGCGCGGCGTGTATCCGGCGATCGATCTCGGCCCGTCCGTCTCGCGCGTGATGACCGACATCGCCGAGCGCCCGCACATCCTGGCCGCGCGCGTGCTGCGCCGGCATCTCGCCACCTATGAGGAGAATCGCGACCTGGTGCTGATGGGGGCGTACCGCTCCGGCGCCGATCCGGCGATCGACGCCGCCATCGCCTGCCATCCGGCGGTGATGGAATATATCAAGCAGGATCCCGACGAGACCGTGTCGCTGGAGGATTCGGTGACCGAACTGGTCGGCGTGTTCGGGGACGCTTGAGATGGGGCTCAAGGCCAAGAAGCTCGATCGCATCCTGAAGGTGCGGACGCTGCAACTCGGGCTGGTGCGCGCCGAGGAAGCGCGCGCCAACGAACGGTTCGCGGGCGAGGTGAATCTGCGCAACCGCATCGCGCAACTGGCCGAGGGGATCGCGCCGGCGGCGGAAGTTGGCAAAGGTGCCGCGCTCAGCGCCGCCGCGCATTTCCGCGATCGGCTGCAACAATCGGCCGAGGCGGCCGATGGACGCATGCGCGCGGCCGAGCATGTCGCCGCGCAGGCCGCCGAGAAGACCCGCGAGGCCAAGCGCGACCAGACCGCGATCGAAAAGCTGCTGGGCCGCGCCGCCGCCGAGGATGCGCTGAAGGCGATCCGTGCGCTCGAGGCCGCACCGCCGACCCGGAAAGTCCGGCATGATCCTTGCTGAAGGCCCGGAGGGCGACGTTCGCCTTCCTGGGGGTTCTGCATGATCGCATTATCGACATCCGTTTCGCCATCGCCGCCCAAGGCCGCGCCAGCACCGCCGGCCAGCACCGCGACGGGCGATTTCCCAGGCACGCTCGCCGGGCTGACCGAGGCATCGGTCGCTGAGAAAATGCCGGTTTCGCGCGGGCTTCCGACCGGTGCCGCAAAGCCCGGACAGCCCGACGTGTCCCGCTCGAGCGATCCCGAGACGCCGATCACGCTGGCGGCCTTTCTCGAGGCCAAAAGCGGCGATCCCGCACCCGTCGCGCCGCCGGGCACGAAGGGGCAGGATGTTGCCGCGGACGGCAAGTCCTTGCCTGCCGATCCGGCCGAAAAGGACATGTCGAAGGACGTGATCTGGCTGCCCGCAGCGTTCGCGCTGCCGGTGCAGCTGCCGCTGTCGCACCCGCGCGGCCTGCCGAAATTCGGTGGCCCGATCGCGCCGGTGACCGGCGAAGTGGCGCCCACCGCGCCGCCCTCCGGCGCGCCGCCGGTGACGCCTGCCGCAGGCGAGGGCGGCAAGACGACGCCGGTGCTCACCCTGCCGACGCCGATCGGCCCGGACATCCTGGTCGCAGGCGATGCCGGCCCGGCGGCGAGCCCGCGCGCGACCTCGATTCCCGTTGCGCCGGACGTCCAGAAGGTGGGCGTGCCCCTGCGCACCGACACCGCCGCGCCGGTCGCACCCCCAATTGCCCAAGTCCAGGCTCCGGTCGCGCAACCCGCCGGCCAGGTGTTCGCCGCCGCGATCGCCTCGGTCGCGCAGCAGGCGCGGCGCGACGAGCGCGAGCCGGTCGAGCAACATGCGTCGACGACGATCGCGGCCACCGCCCTGGAGGCGCTGCACGGCAACGCCGTCGCCGCCACCGCCGACGCCAAGCACGCCGCGCTCGACCTGAAGCAGGACAGCGGGTTGCAAGGCATGATCGATCATATCGAAACGCTGCGCGACGGCGCGGACGCCAACGATACGCGCATCCGCCTGGTGCCCGACGCGCTCGGCGCGGTCGACGTGTCGGTGCGGAAGGATGGCGACCGGGTGCACGTGCATTTCGCCGCCGAGAACCGCGCCAGCGCGCAACTGCTGAGCGACGCCCAGCCGCGTCTCGCCGAACTGGCCGAGGCGCGCGGCGTGCGGCTGGGCCAGACCAGCGTCGATTCGGGCCAGGGGCAAAGCCAGGCGCGCCAGCAGCCCCAGCCCAACCCGATCCTTTCCACCCGACCGGCCTCCGCAATCGCGGCCGGCATTCTTGAAACCACCGATTCGCGAATCGCCTGATTGAAGGACTGACCCATGAGCGACAAGACCGAAGATGCCGCCGCCCCGAAGAAAAAGGGCGGCATGATGAAAAAACTGATCATCGCGATCGTCGCGTTGGTCGTGATCGGCGGCGGCGTCGGCGGGGGGCTGTACGCCACCGGCAT is a window of Sphingomonas sp. Leaf357 DNA encoding:
- a CDS encoding FliI/YscN family ATPase, coding for MLNRFTEDYLESLATSDFAPKPKVSGRLASFDGLLMEAVGLQLPVGTVCQVGGATGSGGTGVEAEVIGFRNGRTLLMNLGGPAPLLPQAPVRPLGPPGEAEVGDALLGRVVDGAGKPIDGLGPIRGAGRWPIAGKLQSPLDRGRVLQPMDVGVRAINGLLTIGQGQRIGIMAGSGVGKSVLLGMIVRAAQADVIVIGLIGERSREVADFLETKVAGEARARSVVVAVPANHSPVLRIRGALRTHAIAEAFRAEGKKVLLIMDSLTRVAHAGREIGLALGEPASARGYPPSAIAMLPNLIERAGTDVQSGGSITAIYTVLADGDDGNDPVVDSARSILDGHIVLSRQLAERGVYPAIDLGPSVSRVMTDIAERPHILAARVLRRHLATYEENRDLVLMGAYRSGADPAIDAAIACHPAVMEYIKQDPDETVSLEDSVTELVGVFGDA
- a CDS encoding flagellar hook-length control protein FliK, coding for MIALSTSVSPSPPKAAPAPPASTATGDFPGTLAGLTEASVAEKMPVSRGLPTGAAKPGQPDVSRSSDPETPITLAAFLEAKSGDPAPVAPPGTKGQDVAADGKSLPADPAEKDMSKDVIWLPAAFALPVQLPLSHPRGLPKFGGPIAPVTGEVAPTAPPSGAPPVTPAAGEGGKTTPVLTLPTPIGPDILVAGDAGPAASPRATSIPVAPDVQKVGVPLRTDTAAPVAPPIAQVQAPVAQPAGQVFAAAIASVAQQARRDEREPVEQHASTTIAATALEALHGNAVAATADAKHAALDLKQDSGLQGMIDHIETLRDGADANDTRIRLVPDALGAVDVSVRKDGDRVHVHFAAENRASAQLLSDAQPRLAELAEARGVRLGQTSVDSGQGQSQARQQPQPNPILSTRPASAIAAGILETTDSRIA